In Pelosinus sp. UFO1, one genomic interval encodes:
- a CDS encoding lactate utilization protein, which produces MAQGVLTGNREAFFSTIRQNIKTPPGGKAPRVENPMDGLFTQRQTNVEERRDLRERFIHEWTTLGGKAFSIKNQTELGQVIKQIIQERQLQRVMRWDHPELEKLKLEDIFSDTQASLSRWPLEKNYSDWIGKAAAMEAGIVWGDMVMAETGTLVLPAASPGQPASISVLPLTLIAIFTTAQLVDGFAGVVKTFKERYGTDLPTTTTFISGPSRTTDIEMVLTIGVHGSRYVYALILDEGT; this is translated from the coding sequence ATGGCACAAGGAGTATTAACAGGTAATCGCGAAGCGTTCTTTTCCACCATACGCCAGAATATAAAAACCCCACCTGGTGGGAAAGCCCCACGCGTAGAAAACCCAATGGATGGTTTATTTACTCAGCGCCAAACAAATGTTGAAGAACGCCGAGATCTACGGGAACGATTTATCCATGAGTGGACCACATTGGGCGGGAAAGCTTTTAGTATTAAAAATCAAACGGAACTTGGACAAGTTATTAAACAAATTATTCAAGAGAGACAGCTTCAAAGGGTAATGCGCTGGGATCATCCTGAACTGGAAAAATTAAAATTAGAAGACATATTTTCAGATACGCAGGCTTCCTTATCACGGTGGCCGTTAGAAAAAAATTATAGTGACTGGATTGGCAAAGCAGCTGCCATGGAAGCCGGCATTGTTTGGGGTGATATGGTGATGGCCGAAACAGGTACCCTTGTATTACCAGCGGCATCTCCCGGTCAGCCTGCATCGATATCTGTATTACCACTTACCCTTATTGCCATCTTTACAACCGCTCAATTAGTGGATGGATTTGCCGGAGTGGTCAAAACCTTTAAAGAGCGGTACGGAACCGATCTACCTACCACAACTACCTTTATTTCGGGCCCTAGCCGTACGACTGATATCGAAATGGTTTTAACCATCGGTGTTCATGGCTCAAGGTATGTTTATGCTTTGATTCTAGATGAAGGAACGTAA
- a CDS encoding zinc ribbon domain-containing protein YjdM: protein MNDLPNCPKCNSEYTYEDGNLLVCPECAHEWTLKLESENSEDKQVIKDANGNVLNDGDSVTIIKDLKVKGSSSALKVGTKVKSIRLVDGDHNIDCHIDGFGAMKLKSEFVKKV from the coding sequence ATGAATGATTTGCCAAATTGTCCAAAATGTAATTCTGAATACACTTATGAAGATGGAAATCTTCTTGTTTGTCCAGAGTGTGCTCATGAGTGGACTTTAAAATTAGAAAGCGAAAATAGTGAAGATAAACAAGTTATCAAAGATGCAAATGGAAATGTTTTAAACGATGGCGATTCCGTAACCATAATCAAAGACCTTAAAGTAAAAGGAAGTTCATCAGCCTTAAAGGTAGGTACAAAAGTAAAAAGTATACGGTTGGTTGATGGAGATCATAATATTGATTGCCATATTGATGGTTTTGGAGCAATGAAATTAAAATCTGAATTTGTTAAAAAGGTATAA
- a CDS encoding MFS transporter: protein MQTKSTRSAWTLMISSAAILAITMGVRQSTGLFVSPINASTGLGIVSISFALAVGQFVWGLAQPIFGAIADKKGSYGVLIVGAFILAGGLALTPFVNSEWSLILTMGILSAAGAGAGSFSILIGATSRQLPLEKRAFAGGFINAGGSFGQFIFAPLLQGIISGFGWVAAMLTMAVTTLLTIPIASLLRGDLPTDKSVASTSEQPTGGLVQQVRQAMKNPSYLCLHAGFFTCGFHIAFLVTHLPGEVALCGHSASVSAASLAIIGLFNIAGSLFAGSLGSRYRMKYILAVMYGSRAVMIGLYLIAPKTPLTFYIFAASLGFTWLATVPPTAGLVGKLFGTKYLATLFGLTLLTHQIGGFLGAWLGGIAMAHDGNYLWMWYADIILASAAALVNLPIREEKLIQSA, encoded by the coding sequence ATGCAAACTAAATCAACTCGTTCAGCCTGGACGCTAATGATAAGTTCTGCGGCAATTCTAGCAATCACTATGGGGGTCAGGCAGTCAACTGGACTTTTCGTCTCACCGATAAATGCATCTACAGGATTAGGTATTGTTTCGATTAGCTTCGCGCTTGCTGTGGGGCAGTTTGTCTGGGGCTTAGCTCAGCCTATATTCGGAGCAATTGCTGATAAAAAGGGCTCCTATGGTGTTCTTATAGTGGGAGCTTTTATACTTGCAGGGGGATTGGCTTTGACACCTTTCGTAAATTCGGAATGGTCGCTCATATTAACTATGGGCATTTTAAGTGCGGCAGGTGCAGGGGCGGGAAGTTTCTCAATATTGATTGGTGCCACTTCTCGGCAGCTGCCTCTCGAGAAACGTGCTTTTGCTGGCGGTTTTATAAATGCAGGAGGTTCTTTCGGTCAGTTTATTTTTGCACCTTTATTACAAGGAATTATTAGCGGATTTGGCTGGGTCGCTGCCATGCTCACCATGGCGGTAACAACACTTCTTACGATACCCATTGCTTCACTATTGCGAGGTGACTTACCAACAGATAAGAGTGTTGCTTCTACTTCTGAACAGCCTACGGGAGGGTTAGTGCAGCAAGTTCGTCAAGCTATGAAGAATCCAAGCTACTTATGTCTGCATGCAGGATTTTTTACATGTGGCTTTCATATTGCATTCTTGGTAACCCACCTGCCTGGGGAAGTTGCTTTATGTGGGCATTCGGCAAGTGTATCTGCTGCTTCATTGGCTATCATCGGCTTGTTCAATATAGCAGGCAGCTTATTTGCCGGATCCCTTGGTTCACGATATCGGATGAAATACATACTTGCTGTGATGTACGGCAGTCGCGCTGTAATGATCGGATTATATCTTATTGCACCCAAAACGCCTTTGACTTTCTATATTTTTGCTGCTTCTCTAGGGTTCACTTGGTTGGCGACAGTACCACCAACCGCTGGTCTTGTTGGGAAACTTTTCGGTACGAAATATTTGGCGACACTTTTCGGCCTAACACTTCTGACCCACCAAATTGGAGGTTTTTTGGGTGCATGGCTCGGGGGAATTGCTATGGCTCATGATGGCAACTATCTATGGATGTGGTACGCAGATATTATATTGGCATCCGCTGCAGCACTAGTTAACCTTCCAATTCGAGAGGAAAAACTAATTCAGTCTGCTTAA
- a CDS encoding glycosyltransferase family 39 protein translates to MKDRKLWINIAIILCVSWLISFFYLGNLPLLDPDEPVYAETALEMIQNQDFISPRIYGEFWYDKPPMYYWLVAGAFKVFGVGEFAARFPSALLAALGSVLLYLAGRKLFNDRAGLLSALVLATSLEYFYLSKAAVTDITLTFFLTGALLAFLIRKNYLFYACAALAVVTKGPIGVVFCGAIVGLYLLFTGNIGLLKRMKLFSGGVLFSAIAVPWYWIMYYYHGMDFVDTFLGFHNVTRFLQPEHQSGALWYYYIPVLIVGFFPWTAFLTQAFIGGLRNKGQERNYTIFLVIWASVVFLFFSLSQTKLVSYILPMYPPLALLVGWYFDKAWREKRSSVLKWSSIILAILVVVLEAGLFKAGGVLAAQLVPLVKVTAIILFLLVASVWWLSYRINFRSVFVANVIGMIFFTAFLVTQMLPVLAPSLAVKDLVNDFKQYYDGQSPVYVAKFYRPGFMFYSGMPGIELKSDELQKAVQDKAGKSYFIAQKKYYENLPPSIQGKIKLLTIVEDKALFVYEAN, encoded by the coding sequence ATGAAAGATAGAAAGTTATGGATAAATATCGCAATAATCTTATGTGTTTCCTGGTTAATTAGCTTTTTTTACTTGGGTAATTTACCGTTATTAGATCCGGATGAGCCGGTTTATGCCGAAACTGCACTAGAAATGATACAAAATCAAGACTTTATCTCTCCAAGGATTTATGGTGAGTTTTGGTATGATAAACCGCCAATGTACTATTGGCTCGTGGCGGGAGCATTCAAAGTATTTGGTGTTGGAGAATTTGCCGCACGGTTTCCGTCTGCGTTGTTGGCAGCATTAGGATCGGTTTTGCTATATCTAGCGGGTCGTAAACTTTTCAATGATCGCGCCGGACTGCTCTCAGCATTAGTCCTTGCTACTAGTTTAGAATATTTCTACTTGAGTAAGGCCGCCGTTACAGATATTACTCTGACGTTTTTCCTTACAGGAGCATTGCTTGCTTTTCTTATTAGAAAGAACTACCTATTTTATGCTTGCGCCGCACTCGCTGTTGTTACCAAAGGACCTATTGGTGTTGTTTTCTGTGGGGCAATTGTAGGTCTGTACTTGTTGTTCACAGGTAACATTGGGTTGCTAAAACGTATGAAATTATTTAGTGGTGGAGTATTGTTTAGTGCGATTGCGGTACCTTGGTACTGGATCATGTATTATTACCACGGCATGGATTTTGTGGACACATTTCTAGGCTTCCATAATGTGACGCGATTTTTGCAACCTGAGCATCAGTCAGGCGCTTTATGGTATTATTACATCCCCGTACTAATTGTTGGCTTTTTCCCCTGGACTGCATTTTTGACCCAGGCGTTTATTGGGGGATTGAGAAATAAGGGGCAAGAAAGGAATTACACCATATTTCTAGTCATCTGGGCTTCGGTTGTATTCTTATTCTTTAGCTTGTCACAAACGAAGCTGGTTTCTTATATCTTACCAATGTATCCTCCTTTAGCATTATTGGTCGGTTGGTATTTTGATAAAGCTTGGAGGGAAAAACGTAGTAGCGTTTTGAAATGGTCTAGTATAATTCTCGCAATCCTAGTCGTTGTTCTCGAAGCTGGGTTGTTTAAGGCAGGAGGGGTGTTAGCGGCTCAATTAGTTCCACTAGTAAAAGTAACGGCAATTATTCTTTTTCTGCTTGTTGCTTCTGTATGGTGGTTAAGTTATCGTATTAATTTTCGTAGTGTCTTTGTAGCCAATGTGATCGGCATGATATTTTTCACCGCATTTCTAGTAACACAAATGCTTCCTGTTCTGGCACCTAGTCTCGCGGTAAAGGATCTTGTTAATGATTTTAAACAGTATTACGACGGACAGTCTCCCGTATATGTCGCAAAATTTTACCGCCCGGGTTTTATGTTTTACAGTGGTATGCCGGGTATCGAATTGAAGTCAGATGAGTTACAGAAAGCAGTACAAGACAAGGCAGGTAAATCCTATTTCATTGCGCAAAAGAAATATTACGAGAATTTGCCACCGTCAATTCAGGGCAAGATAAAGTTGTTAACAATTGTTGAAGATAAAGCCCTTTTTGTCTACGAAGCTAATTAG
- a CDS encoding response regulator transcription factor, with the protein MRVLLAEDDAKLGRLIKHMLEKAVAQVDWVLRGDIAIDYALHSPYDVIIMDWMMPGQTGLEVCDHLRKQNYHGAILMLTAKDAVSDRVLGLDTGADDYLVKPFEFTELLARVRALSRRSGLKIKEEILQVGSLVLNRTTRSVHRGDTEIQLTAREFQVLDLLMHNSGQVVPREVILDRIWGLEANVSSNNLDAYVRLLRKKISLAEDDDVELQNIRGIGFKLEAHNVF; encoded by the coding sequence ATGCGTGTATTACTTGCCGAAGATGATGCTAAGCTTGGAAGGTTAATTAAACATATGTTGGAGAAAGCGGTTGCGCAGGTCGACTGGGTTTTGCGTGGTGATATAGCTATCGATTATGCGCTTCACTCTCCCTATGATGTAATTATTATGGATTGGATGATGCCTGGTCAAACAGGACTCGAAGTATGTGATCATCTGCGAAAACAAAACTATCATGGAGCTATATTAATGCTTACAGCCAAAGATGCCGTAAGCGATCGAGTTCTAGGATTGGATACAGGGGCGGACGACTATCTTGTCAAACCTTTTGAATTCACAGAACTACTTGCCAGAGTCCGTGCCCTGTCTCGACGTAGTGGATTAAAAATAAAAGAAGAAATATTACAAGTAGGTAGTCTTGTCTTAAATCGTACCACTCGTAGTGTGCATCGTGGAGATACTGAAATACAACTTACTGCGAGGGAGTTTCAAGTACTGGATTTACTAATGCACAATAGCGGACAGGTAGTACCTAGGGAAGTCATCTTAGATCGGATATGGGGGCTAGAGGCAAACGTATCATCAAATAATCTTGATGCCTATGTTCGGCTGCTCCGAAAAAAAATCAGTCTTGCCGAAGATGATGATGTAGAGTTACAAAACATTAGGGGTATCGGATTCAAATTGGAGGCTCATAATGTTTTCTGA
- a CDS encoding cell wall metabolism sensor histidine kinase WalK, producing MFSEIRNRLTLLYTVVMAVFLLAFIAVSDAGVVWVLHHEEQQDIRSFAEEEAKEHITMLKQKKNKIELKEENNIDAMGGKIFFYVFDDKGQLVDTNEPAVKMRPKVQEIISNWNVADGEGTIRKFYLPEGERVIIIMCSMKIYDGEDFLGNVFVGEDITAYYALLKTLLIVLIVIAILFLLVATFIGHLLAGRAIIPIKQSFVRQREFVADASHELRTPLSILLSSVEVVQTDDSSHLSSFSTQVLDDMKSEVKRMSKMVSDLLTLARADAGAANIIKERFDLYSVTEQVIRSFQPVADEKGLELGLDGGEEMVIFADKERINQLLLILLDNAIKYTPTRGRVDVLLRRVAGAKPGISITVRDQGVGISDTHKSLIFDRFYRVDKVRSREEGGTGIGLSIAKWIVDAHGGTIKVESAPGHGSTFIVNLPS from the coding sequence ATGTTTTCTGAAATACGTAATCGTTTAACGCTGCTTTATACGGTAGTTATGGCAGTCTTTCTTCTAGCATTTATTGCAGTAAGTGATGCTGGGGTTGTTTGGGTGCTTCATCATGAAGAACAACAAGATATACGGTCTTTTGCCGAAGAAGAAGCAAAAGAGCATATAACGATGCTCAAACAAAAAAAGAATAAAATAGAGTTAAAAGAAGAAAACAATATCGATGCCATGGGTGGCAAAATTTTCTTTTATGTGTTTGATGATAAAGGACAACTCGTTGACACCAATGAACCAGCCGTGAAAATGCGCCCCAAAGTTCAGGAGATTATTAGCAACTGGAATGTAGCAGATGGCGAAGGAACAATTAGGAAATTCTATCTCCCAGAAGGGGAACGAGTCATCATAATTATGTGCAGTATGAAGATCTACGACGGAGAAGATTTTCTCGGCAACGTTTTTGTTGGTGAAGACATTACGGCCTATTATGCACTACTTAAGACATTACTGATTGTATTAATTGTGATTGCCATCTTATTTCTTCTTGTTGCCACTTTCATAGGACATTTATTAGCAGGGCGAGCAATCATTCCGATCAAGCAATCGTTTGTAAGGCAACGTGAATTTGTCGCAGATGCTTCTCATGAATTACGTACTCCTCTTAGCATACTCTTGAGTTCCGTCGAGGTTGTCCAGACGGATGACAGTAGCCACCTTTCCTCCTTCTCTACTCAAGTGTTGGATGATATGAAAAGCGAAGTGAAGCGGATGTCAAAAATGGTTTCCGATTTACTGACCCTTGCACGAGCCGATGCAGGGGCAGCCAATATTATTAAAGAAAGATTCGATTTATATAGTGTTACTGAACAGGTTATTCGCTCATTTCAGCCAGTAGCCGATGAAAAAGGATTGGAGCTGGGATTGGACGGTGGTGAGGAAATGGTGATTTTCGCCGACAAGGAGAGAATCAACCAATTGCTATTAATTTTGCTTGATAATGCGATAAAATACACTCCAACCAGAGGTCGGGTAGATGTGTTGCTAAGAAGGGTGGCAGGAGCAAAACCAGGTATTAGCATTACTGTGCGGGATCAGGGTGTAGGAATTTCCGATACACACAAAAGCTTAATTTTCGATCGATTCTACAGGGTAGATAAAGTAAGATCGAGAGAAGAAGGCGGTACGGGGATTGGTTTGTCCATCGCTAAATGGATAGTGGATGCCCATGGTGGGACGATAAAAGTGGAAAGCGCGCCAGGGCATGGAAGTACGTTCATAGTGAATTTACCGAGTTAA
- the dcuC gene encoding C4-dicarboxylate transporter DcuC, with translation MIFFGFIIVIITFYLIAKGYENKVVLFLSGLAMSSLALNPAASIDAFGKALVNSVLVTTICSVLGFSEVMRVTGCDKHLVHMLSRALVKYKSILIPGAVMITFFINIALPSASGCVAAVGAILIPALTSAGVHPVIAGSALLAGSWGGVYNPGVVHNIVIAKLSGLDVMVVVMKMAKIPITGAIVSAIVLTIVARLRKEDCSMIETAATLQTVEQLKVNYLKAAVPVLPLVLLILGSPLVAVLPPISVLQAMVVSTIASFFVTWTKPEIISKEFFKGLGTSYGNVIGLIACATVFVEGMNSIGLTTSLVEGMKHSQYIAKLAASLGPFLMATLSGSSDSMILAFNNTITPHAEQLGFTIPQIGLMAFISGNIGRVLSPVAAATIIVAGMANVSALEMTKRNLPGMIFALIITMSMFLMGI, from the coding sequence ATGATTTTTTTTGGCTTCATTATTGTCATCATTACTTTTTATTTAATTGCTAAGGGATACGAAAACAAAGTTGTATTATTTCTATCTGGATTAGCCATGTCTTCGTTGGCTCTAAATCCGGCAGCAAGCATTGATGCTTTCGGAAAGGCCTTGGTTAATAGCGTCCTAGTGACGACAATTTGTTCAGTGTTAGGATTTTCTGAAGTTATGAGGGTAACTGGTTGTGATAAACATCTTGTCCATATGCTCTCACGCGCGTTAGTTAAATACAAGTCGATACTTATTCCTGGTGCAGTAATGATAACTTTCTTTATTAATATAGCCCTACCTAGCGCTTCAGGCTGTGTAGCAGCAGTTGGGGCAATTTTAATTCCTGCACTAACTAGTGCTGGTGTCCATCCCGTAATCGCCGGTAGTGCACTATTAGCTGGTTCATGGGGTGGTGTATATAATCCGGGCGTAGTACATAATATTGTTATTGCAAAACTCAGTGGGCTAGACGTAATGGTTGTTGTAATGAAAATGGCCAAAATTCCTATTACAGGGGCAATTGTCTCAGCTATTGTCCTAACAATTGTGGCTCGGCTTCGTAAAGAAGATTGTAGTATGATTGAGACAGCCGCAACCTTACAAACAGTTGAACAGTTAAAGGTGAATTATCTAAAAGCAGCCGTACCAGTTTTGCCACTGGTATTATTGATATTAGGAAGTCCGTTGGTAGCAGTCCTCCCACCAATCTCTGTATTGCAAGCTATGGTTGTAAGTACAATCGCGTCCTTCTTTGTTACCTGGACTAAACCTGAAATAATTTCTAAAGAATTCTTTAAAGGATTAGGAACTTCATATGGTAACGTCATTGGTCTAATCGCTTGTGCTACCGTTTTTGTAGAGGGAATGAATTCAATTGGCTTAACGACCAGTTTAGTGGAAGGTATGAAACACTCACAATATATTGCTAAGCTAGCTGCATCCCTAGGACCTTTCCTCATGGCAACTTTGTCTGGTTCAAGTGATTCAATGATTTTGGCCTTTAACAATACCATTACGCCTCATGCAGAGCAGTTAGGATTTACTATCCCACAGATTGGCTTGATGGCATTCATAAGCGGCAATATCGGACGTGTTTTATCTCCAGTGGCAGCAGCCACAATCATTGTAGCCGGAATGGCTAACGTAAGCGCTCTGGAAATGACAAAACGCAACTTACCTGGTATGATATTTGCTCTTATCATCACAATGAGTATGTTTTTAATGGGAATTTAA
- the pepT gene encoding peptidase T: MVLDANHLVERFFRYVKIDTQADSRSATCPSTPGQLVLGSIVATELQNIGLKEVSMDENGYVMATLPANGCHDAPVIGFVMHMDTATDLTGKNVKPRLVSNYDGGDIILNEEARIILSPNDFPELSSYKGQDIVVTDGTTLLGADNKAGICAAFSAVEYLINHPEIPHGKIRIALTPDEEIGRGVDRFDVAAFGADFAYTIDGGGLGELIYESFNAANAIVHFNGRVVHPGWAKNKMINAMTMAAEWQMMLPAGEKPEYTEGHEGFFHPKRITGGVDYVVLDMLIRDHNRAKFEQRKVFIQSLADCFNAKYGSDAIRLEMKDLYYNMREKIEEVFFVVEEAQHAMEAVGVTPIVVPIRGGTDGAHLSYKGLPCPNIFAGGHNYHGKYEYLPVPSLIKATEVIIELIKRWGYKKC; the protein is encoded by the coding sequence ATGGTATTAGATGCAAATCATTTAGTTGAACGCTTTTTTCGGTATGTCAAAATTGACACTCAAGCAGACAGTAGATCGGCTACTTGCCCAAGTACTCCAGGACAGTTGGTACTTGGTAGCATAGTAGCTACAGAACTGCAAAATATTGGACTAAAGGAAGTCTCAATGGATGAGAATGGATATGTAATGGCAACCTTGCCAGCCAACGGTTGCCATGATGCCCCAGTAATCGGATTTGTAATGCATATGGATACCGCAACGGACTTAACAGGGAAAAATGTCAAACCTCGCCTTGTTAGTAATTATGATGGCGGTGATATTATATTGAATGAAGAAGCCAGAATTATATTATCACCAAACGATTTTCCAGAGTTGTCTTCTTATAAGGGGCAGGATATTGTGGTAACCGATGGAACTACTTTATTGGGTGCCGATAACAAAGCAGGCATATGTGCGGCGTTTAGCGCGGTAGAGTATCTCATTAACCATCCAGAAATACCCCACGGTAAGATACGTATAGCATTGACACCAGACGAAGAAATTGGCCGTGGTGTAGATAGATTTGATGTAGCGGCATTTGGTGCTGATTTTGCCTATACAATTGATGGTGGTGGATTAGGAGAACTAATCTATGAAAGTTTTAACGCGGCTAACGCCATAGTCCATTTCAATGGTCGTGTTGTTCACCCAGGTTGGGCCAAAAATAAAATGATTAATGCAATGACTATGGCAGCCGAATGGCAAATGATGTTACCAGCTGGAGAAAAGCCAGAATATACAGAGGGCCATGAGGGCTTTTTTCACCCCAAACGCATTACGGGTGGCGTAGACTATGTAGTACTAGATATGTTAATTCGTGACCACAATCGTGCAAAGTTCGAGCAACGTAAAGTATTTATCCAATCTTTAGCGGATTGTTTTAATGCAAAGTATGGATCAGATGCTATTCGCTTAGAAATGAAAGATCTTTATTATAATATGCGGGAAAAAATAGAAGAGGTTTTCTTCGTCGTAGAGGAAGCTCAGCACGCTATGGAAGCTGTGGGTGTAACACCGATAGTCGTACCTATCCGTGGGGGCACAGATGGGGCACACTTATCATACAAAGGCTTGCCCTGTCCTAATATATTTGCCGGTGGACATAACTATCACGGAAAGTATGAATATCTCCCCGTACCGTCTCTAATAAAAGCAACCGAAGTGATAATAGAGCTTATTAAAAGATGGGGTTATAAAAAATGCTGA
- the uxaC gene encoding glucuronate isomerase: MKPFMDEDFLLTNKTAEKLYHDYAKDMPIFDYHCHLNPKEIKDNKRYRNITEIWLGGDHYKWRAMRSNGVDEKYITGDAPDKEKFMKWAETMPKCIGNPLYHWTHLELKRFFGINELLSSKTAEVIWEKCNEMLAKDEFTARELIKRSNVKVICTTDDPVDSLEDHIALAKDKTFAVKVLPAFRPDKSFNIDKAGFVEWIERLSKVVGQDIQTFTSLKEALKQRLDFFHEVGCRVSDHALDPIVFEEGTEEEITAILQKALKGEQLTESEIKKYKTEVMVYLGKQYTRLNWTMQIHIGTIRNNSKRMMRLLGPDTGFDAIADYTFAEALSKFLDKLDDTDELPKTILYCLNPRDNEILGTIIGCFQGGGIPGKIQVGSGWWFNDQKDGMTKQIISLSNLGLLSLFVGMLTDSRSFLSYTRHEYFRRILCNIIGEWVESGEAPNDFELLGTMVQNICFDNAKEYFGIKI, translated from the coding sequence ATGAAACCTTTTATGGACGAAGATTTTTTATTAACCAATAAAACTGCGGAAAAACTTTACCATGATTACGCAAAGGATATGCCAATTTTTGATTACCACTGTCATCTAAATCCGAAAGAAATTAAAGACAATAAGAGATACCGAAACATTACGGAAATATGGCTTGGCGGTGATCATTACAAATGGCGCGCTATGCGAAGTAATGGTGTTGACGAAAAGTATATAACAGGAGATGCACCTGATAAAGAAAAGTTTATGAAATGGGCCGAGACAATGCCAAAATGCATTGGCAATCCTTTGTATCACTGGACTCATCTAGAATTGAAAAGATTCTTTGGTATAAATGAACTACTTTCATCCAAAACTGCTGAAGTAATCTGGGAAAAATGTAATGAAATGTTGGCAAAAGACGAGTTTACTGCACGAGAACTTATCAAACGTTCGAATGTAAAGGTGATTTGTACTACCGATGATCCTGTAGATTCCCTCGAAGACCATATTGCATTAGCTAAGGATAAAACTTTTGCTGTAAAGGTACTCCCTGCATTTAGACCTGATAAGAGCTTTAATATCGATAAAGCAGGTTTCGTAGAATGGATCGAAAGACTTAGTAAAGTTGTTGGTCAAGATATTCAAACTTTTACTAGTCTGAAAGAGGCTTTAAAACAACGCTTAGATTTCTTCCATGAAGTTGGTTGCAGAGTTTCTGATCATGCCTTAGATCCAATTGTTTTCGAAGAAGGTACTGAAGAGGAAATTACCGCTATCCTGCAAAAAGCGTTAAAAGGAGAACAACTTACTGAATCTGAGATAAAGAAATATAAAACTGAAGTTATGGTCTATCTTGGAAAACAGTATACCCGTTTGAATTGGACCATGCAGATCCATATTGGTACCATCAGAAATAACAGCAAACGAATGATGAGACTACTGGGACCAGATACTGGTTTTGATGCAATTGCAGATTATACGTTCGCTGAAGCTCTTTCAAAATTTCTTGATAAATTAGACGATACCGATGAGCTGCCAAAGACAATTTTATATTGTTTAAATCCTCGCGATAACGAAATCTTGGGTACAATCATAGGCTGCTTCCAAGGCGGCGGGATTCCAGGCAAGATTCAAGTTGGTTCTGGCTGGTGGTTTAATGATCAAAAGGATGGCATGACAAAACAAATTATCTCCTTGTCAAATCTAGGCCTTCTGAGTCTCTTTGTCGGTATGCTTACTGATTCAAGAAGTTTCCTTTCCTATACGAGACATGAATATTTTAGACGGATTCTTTGTAACATCATTGGGGAATGGGTAGAGTCTGGCGAAGCACCTAATGACTTTGAACTTCTCGGCACAATGGTACAAAATATTTGCTTTGACAATGCCAAAGAATACTTTGGTATCAAAATATAA
- a CDS encoding ribbon-helix-helix domain-containing protein, with amino-acid sequence MAGKVMVSYTTRIEQSLSDRLKEHSTTTDVSITKIINKALEDYLDKVETTK; translated from the coding sequence ATGGCAGGTAAAGTTATGGTGTCCTACACTACTCGTATTGAACAATCTCTTTCAGATAGACTTAAAGAACATAGTACTACGACGGATGTTTCAATTACAAAGATTATCAATAAGGCTTTAGAGGATTATCTCGATAAAGTTGAAACAACAAAGTAA
- a CDS encoding DUF1294 domain-containing protein gives MHLFLNSRIWFITYVLWNIVTFFLIMLDKKRARQQNWRIRERTLFLCALFFGATGILIGMYMFRHKTRHWSFIIGIPFLLLINATCCYFIWRQGWLL, from the coding sequence ATGCATTTATTTCTTAATTCTCGGATATGGTTCATTACATATGTTCTTTGGAACATAGTAACCTTTTTCTTGATTATGTTAGATAAGAAACGTGCGCGGCAACAAAATTGGCGCATCAGAGAACGTACTTTATTTCTTTGTGCCTTATTTTTTGGCGCAACAGGTATACTTATCGGTATGTATATGTTTCGCCACAAGACGCGTCATTGGAGTTTTATCATAGGTATACCCTTTCTATTGCTGATTAATGCCACCTGTTGTTACTTCATTTGGCGACAAGGCTGGCTTTTATGA